A genome region from Longimicrobium sp. includes the following:
- a CDS encoding GxxExxY protein yields MRDVDEVSGAIVDAALRLHTRLGPGLLESVYEVLLARMLEKRGLSVERQLPVTFEMDGIRFEEGFRVDLLVDKRIVVELKSVEKLADVHPKQLLTYLRLLDLRVGLLINFGAARMKDGIHRIVNGHTPSTASPLRLHKSPMQFSATSAPPRDT; encoded by the coding sequence ATGAGGGATGTCGATGAGGTGAGCGGCGCAATCGTGGATGCCGCGCTGCGGCTACACACGCGGCTCGGGCCGGGGTTGCTGGAGTCCGTTTACGAAGTGCTCCTCGCCCGGATGCTGGAGAAGCGCGGACTCTCCGTCGAGCGCCAGCTACCTGTCACCTTCGAGATGGACGGGATACGATTCGAGGAGGGATTCCGGGTCGACTTGCTAGTAGACAAGCGCATCGTAGTGGAACTCAAGTCAGTGGAGAAGCTTGCCGATGTACATCCCAAGCAACTCCTGACATACCTTCGTCTGCTGGATCTCCGAGTCGGGCTCCTGATCAACTTCGGTGCGGCGCGGATGAAAGATGGAATTCATCGGATCGTGAACGGACACACCCCCTCGACCGCGTCACCGCTGCGGCTGCACAAGAGTCCTATGCAGTTCTCCGCGACCTCCGCGCCTCCGCGTGATACTTGA
- a CDS encoding carboxymuconolactone decarboxylase family protein yields MADRLEEFRRFRERMNERILEAGNLEIKRFFALDTRCYEPGALDVKTKELLGLVASMVLRCDDCVTYHLVRCKEEGVGDAELFETFNVGLIVGGSIVIPHLRRAVDMLDRLNAGGPIDVDRETAE; encoded by the coding sequence ATGGCAGACAGACTGGAAGAGTTCCGCCGCTTCAGGGAGCGCATGAACGAGCGCATTCTCGAGGCCGGCAACCTGGAAATCAAGCGCTTTTTCGCGCTCGACACCCGCTGCTACGAACCCGGCGCGCTGGACGTAAAGACCAAGGAGCTGCTGGGCCTCGTCGCCTCAATGGTGCTGCGCTGCGACGACTGCGTGACGTACCACCTGGTCCGCTGCAAGGAAGAAGGCGTCGGCGACGCCGAGCTCTTCGAAACGTTCAACGTGGGGCTGATCGTCGGCGGCAGCATCGTCATCCCCCACCTGCGCCGCGCGGTAGACATGCTCGACCGCCTGAACGCCGGCGGACCCATCGACGTCGACCGCGAAACGGCCGAATGA